A genomic window from Salvia hispanica cultivar TCC Black 2014 chromosome 5, UniMelb_Shisp_WGS_1.0, whole genome shotgun sequence includes:
- the LOC125189069 gene encoding ubiquitin-like domain-containing protein CIP73 isoform X3, with the protein MGSNGGEHIKISDRDAAECSQTSVQIKIKTLDSQTFTLRVDKCVPVPELKEQIASVTGVLSEQQRLICRGKVLKDDQLLSAYHVEDGHTLHLVVRQPISTSEEQSDQPAADPTSSAGQNAGGRISPGMVVGTFNISEQGDGAFPDLNRIVSAVLTSFGVTRYGNGTEGIDLNQPPLENLSTAPGLSGTRNSSIPQSDQAASVAVPVEPLQPPVIPDSLTTLLQYLSHLRQEFSAYSQSTNAQNGSDGQEFESAGYSSEPRGLLNPESLAEVMSSARLLLLEQATECLLQLSRQLESHSSVMDSFERARIQSNAIRSGALFQNLGALMLELGRAMMTLRMGQSSADALVNAGPSVFISSTGPNPIMVQPLPFQPGASFGSVPVGTAQHGSGLAGNSAATGFLPRNIDIRIRAGSLIPRREPTTSPSQGQTGTSSPNRASPSQQQDSAPVEPSSRNREPQLRAIPLRTVVAAVPSSVGLTTDSSRGSIGILYPVLARVQHLSSGSLNNARTSQTSDLNHDHSGNPEQPVPGSSAHQQHIPIPGGNGSSSLPSEELNDQGFSAHVRGLEQLLSSIFPGGQILSESTELPHAASAPSHVQGTQESAPAVSEEGVLLSNILRQIMPLLPENTRGADINTSTEGANADETQADDNRDEGSSRRRRGSPSQASPKRQRRE; encoded by the exons ATGGGAAGTAATGGTGGAGAGCACATAAAGATTTCCGACAGGGATGCAGCTGAATGTTCTCAAACCTCTGTTCAGATCAAGATCAAGACATTGGATTCTCAAACGTTCACCCTACGGGTGGATAAATGT GTGCCTGTTCCAGAACTGAAGGAACAGATTGCGTCTGTAACTGGTGTCCTGTCAGAGCAACAACGCCTTATATGCCGTGGAAAAGTTTTGAAGGATGACCAACTCCTCTCAGCTTACC ATGTGGAGGATGGGCACACTCTGCATCTTGTTGTGAGACAACCTATTTCTACCTCAGAAGAGCAGTCAGATCAGCCAG CAGCAGATCCAACATCAAGTGCAGGGCAGAATGCAGGCGGTCGCATAAGCCCTGGTATGGTGGTTGGAACCTTCAATATATCAGAACAGGGAGATGGAGCTTTTCCCGATCTAAATCGG ATTGTTTCTGCTGTACTTACTTCTTTTGGTGTTACAAGATATGGAAATGGCACTGAAGGGATTGATCTAAAT CAACCTCCATTGGAAAATCTCTCAACTGCACCTGGACTCAGTGGTACCAGAAATTCTAGTATACCACAATCTGACCAAGCAGCTTCAGTTGCTGTTCCTGTGGAGCCTTTGCAGCCGCCG GTTATACCCGATTCACTGACTACTTTGTTACAGTACTTGAGCCACTTGAGACAAGAATTTTCTGCCTACA GCCAAAGCACAAATGCTCAAAATGGGAGTGATGGGCAAGAGTTTGAGTCTGCTGGGTATTCTAGTGAGCCAAGAGGGCTTCTGAATCCTGAGTCATTGGCAGAGGTGATGTCATCTGCCagacttcttcttcttgaacaAGCCACTGAGTGCTTGTTG CAACTTTCAAGACAGCTTGAATCACATTCAAGTGTAATGGATTCATTTGAGCGGGCAAGAATTCAATCTAATGCTATAAGATCAGGAGCTCTTTTTCAGAATTTGGGTGCTTTGATGCTAGAGCTTGGTAGGGCCATGATGACCCTGCGAATGGGTCAATCATCG GCTGATGCATTGGTAAATGCTGGACCATCGGTCTTCATATCTTCAACCGGGCCCAATCCTATCATGGTTCAg CCTCTGCCTTTCCAACCAGGGGCGAGTTTTGGTTCAGTTCCTGTGGGTACTGCTCAACATGGCTCTGGTTTAGCTGGAAATTCTGCTGCTACAGGTTTCCTGCCCAGAAATATTGATATCAGAATACGAGCAG GTTCACTAATTCCTCGAAGAGAGCCTACTACTTCCCCGTCTCAAGGGCAAACTGGTACATCATCACCCAATAGAGCAAGTCCCAGTCAACAACAAGATTCTGCGCCGGTTGAACCAAGCTCACGCAATAGGGAACCACAACTGAGAGCTATTCCCTTAAGAACTGTAGTGGCAGCAGTTCCTTCGTCTGTTGGGCTTACTACAGATTCCTCTCGTGGTTCAATAGGGATCCTATATCCAGTTTTGGCTAGAGTTCAGCATCTATCTTCAGGAAGCTTAAATAATGCAAGAACTTCTCAAACATCAGATCTAAATCATGATCATAGTGGCAATCCTGAACAACCTGTTCCTGGTTCTTCAGCACATCAGCAACATATTCCAATCCCTGGAGGAAATG GGAGCAGCAGTTTACCGTCTGAAGAACTTAATGACCAAGGATTCTCTGCCCATGTCAGAGGACTCGAGCAACTGCTAAGTAGTATATTTCCAGGGGGACAGATCCTTAGTGAAAGTACCGAACTCCCACATGCAGCTTCTGCTCCAAGTCATGTTCAAGGTACTCAGGAATCAGCACCGGCTGTAAGTGAAGAAGGGGTACTTTTATCGAATATTCTACGCCAGATAATGCCATTGCTACCTGAGAACACCAGAGGTGCGGATATCAATACATCCACTGAAGGAGCAAATGCAGATGAAACACAG GCTGATGACAACAGAGATGAAGGATCTTCTCGTCGCAGGAGGGGCTCTCCGTCACAAGCAAGTCCAAAACGACAGAGG AGGGAGTAG
- the LOC125189069 gene encoding ubiquitin-like domain-containing protein CIP73 isoform X2, which produces MERKYKSFLVILNKMGSNGGEHIKISDRDAAECSQTSVQIKIKTLDSQTFTLRVDKCVPVPELKEQIASVTGVLSEQQRLICRGKVLKDDQLLSAYHVEDGHTLHLVVRQPISTSEEQSDQPADPTSSAGQNAGGRISPGMVVGTFNISEQGDGAFPDLNRIVSAVLTSFGVTRYGNGTEGIDLNQPPLENLSTAPGLSGTRNSSIPQSDQAASVAVPVEPLQPPVIPDSLTTLLQYLSHLRQEFSAYSQSTNAQNGSDGQEFESAGYSSEPRGLLNPESLAEVMSSARLLLLEQATECLLQLSRQLESHSSVMDSFERARIQSNAIRSGALFQNLGALMLELGRAMMTLRMGQSSADALVNAGPSVFISSTGPNPIMVQPLPFQPGASFGSVPVGTAQHGSGLAGNSAATGFLPRNIDIRIRAGSLIPRREPTTSPSQGQTGTSSPNRASPSQQQDSAPVEPSSRNREPQLRAIPLRTVVAAVPSSVGLTTDSSRGSIGILYPVLARVQHLSSGSLNNARTSQTSDLNHDHSGNPEQPVPGSSAHQQHIPIPGGNGSSSLPSEELNDQGFSAHVRGLEQLLSSIFPGGQILSESTELPHAASAPSHVQGTQESAPAVSEEGVLLSNILRQIMPLLPENTRGADINTSTEGANADETQADDNRDEGSSRRRRGSPSQASPKRQRRE; this is translated from the exons ATGGAAAGGAAATATAAAAG TTTTTTGGTGATCTTGAATAAGATGGGAAGTAATGGTGGAGAGCACATAAAGATTTCCGACAGGGATGCAGCTGAATGTTCTCAAACCTCTGTTCAGATCAAGATCAAGACATTGGATTCTCAAACGTTCACCCTACGGGTGGATAAATGT GTGCCTGTTCCAGAACTGAAGGAACAGATTGCGTCTGTAACTGGTGTCCTGTCAGAGCAACAACGCCTTATATGCCGTGGAAAAGTTTTGAAGGATGACCAACTCCTCTCAGCTTACC ATGTGGAGGATGGGCACACTCTGCATCTTGTTGTGAGACAACCTATTTCTACCTCAGAAGAGCAGTCAGATCAGCCAG CAGATCCAACATCAAGTGCAGGGCAGAATGCAGGCGGTCGCATAAGCCCTGGTATGGTGGTTGGAACCTTCAATATATCAGAACAGGGAGATGGAGCTTTTCCCGATCTAAATCGG ATTGTTTCTGCTGTACTTACTTCTTTTGGTGTTACAAGATATGGAAATGGCACTGAAGGGATTGATCTAAAT CAACCTCCATTGGAAAATCTCTCAACTGCACCTGGACTCAGTGGTACCAGAAATTCTAGTATACCACAATCTGACCAAGCAGCTTCAGTTGCTGTTCCTGTGGAGCCTTTGCAGCCGCCG GTTATACCCGATTCACTGACTACTTTGTTACAGTACTTGAGCCACTTGAGACAAGAATTTTCTGCCTACA GCCAAAGCACAAATGCTCAAAATGGGAGTGATGGGCAAGAGTTTGAGTCTGCTGGGTATTCTAGTGAGCCAAGAGGGCTTCTGAATCCTGAGTCATTGGCAGAGGTGATGTCATCTGCCagacttcttcttcttgaacaAGCCACTGAGTGCTTGTTG CAACTTTCAAGACAGCTTGAATCACATTCAAGTGTAATGGATTCATTTGAGCGGGCAAGAATTCAATCTAATGCTATAAGATCAGGAGCTCTTTTTCAGAATTTGGGTGCTTTGATGCTAGAGCTTGGTAGGGCCATGATGACCCTGCGAATGGGTCAATCATCG GCTGATGCATTGGTAAATGCTGGACCATCGGTCTTCATATCTTCAACCGGGCCCAATCCTATCATGGTTCAg CCTCTGCCTTTCCAACCAGGGGCGAGTTTTGGTTCAGTTCCTGTGGGTACTGCTCAACATGGCTCTGGTTTAGCTGGAAATTCTGCTGCTACAGGTTTCCTGCCCAGAAATATTGATATCAGAATACGAGCAG GTTCACTAATTCCTCGAAGAGAGCCTACTACTTCCCCGTCTCAAGGGCAAACTGGTACATCATCACCCAATAGAGCAAGTCCCAGTCAACAACAAGATTCTGCGCCGGTTGAACCAAGCTCACGCAATAGGGAACCACAACTGAGAGCTATTCCCTTAAGAACTGTAGTGGCAGCAGTTCCTTCGTCTGTTGGGCTTACTACAGATTCCTCTCGTGGTTCAATAGGGATCCTATATCCAGTTTTGGCTAGAGTTCAGCATCTATCTTCAGGAAGCTTAAATAATGCAAGAACTTCTCAAACATCAGATCTAAATCATGATCATAGTGGCAATCCTGAACAACCTGTTCCTGGTTCTTCAGCACATCAGCAACATATTCCAATCCCTGGAGGAAATG GGAGCAGCAGTTTACCGTCTGAAGAACTTAATGACCAAGGATTCTCTGCCCATGTCAGAGGACTCGAGCAACTGCTAAGTAGTATATTTCCAGGGGGACAGATCCTTAGTGAAAGTACCGAACTCCCACATGCAGCTTCTGCTCCAAGTCATGTTCAAGGTACTCAGGAATCAGCACCGGCTGTAAGTGAAGAAGGGGTACTTTTATCGAATATTCTACGCCAGATAATGCCATTGCTACCTGAGAACACCAGAGGTGCGGATATCAATACATCCACTGAAGGAGCAAATGCAGATGAAACACAG GCTGATGACAACAGAGATGAAGGATCTTCTCGTCGCAGGAGGGGCTCTCCGTCACAAGCAAGTCCAAAACGACAGAGG AGGGAGTAG
- the LOC125189069 gene encoding ubiquitin-like domain-containing protein CIP73 isoform X4, which translates to MTNSSQLTFLDVEDGHTLHLVVRQPISTSEEQSDQPAADPTSSAGQNAGGRISPGMVVGTFNISEQGDGAFPDLNRIVSAVLTSFGVTRYGNGTEGIDLNQPPLENLSTAPGLSGTRNSSIPQSDQAASVAVPVEPLQPPVIPDSLTTLLQYLSHLRQEFSAYSQSTNAQNGSDGQEFESAGYSSEPRGLLNPESLAEVMSSARLLLLEQATECLLQLSRQLESHSSVMDSFERARIQSNAIRSGALFQNLGALMLELGRAMMTLRMGQSSADALVNAGPSVFISSTGPNPIMVQPLPFQPGASFGSVPVGTAQHGSGLAGNSAATGFLPRNIDIRIRAGSLIPRREPTTSPSQGQTGTSSPNRASPSQQQDSAPVEPSSRNREPQLRAIPLRTVVAAVPSSVGLTTDSSRGSIGILYPVLARVQHLSSGSLNNARTSQTSDLNHDHSGNPEQPVPGSSAHQQHIPIPGGNGSSSLPSEELNDQGFSAHVRGLEQLLSSIFPGGQILSESTELPHAASAPSHVQGTQESAPAVSEEGVLLSNILRQIMPLLPENTRGADINTSTEGANADETQADDNRDEGSSRRRRGSPSQASPKRQRRE; encoded by the exons ATGACCAACTCCTCTCAGCTTACC TTTTTAGATGTGGAGGATGGGCACACTCTGCATCTTGTTGTGAGACAACCTATTTCTACCTCAGAAGAGCAGTCAGATCAGCCAG CAGCAGATCCAACATCAAGTGCAGGGCAGAATGCAGGCGGTCGCATAAGCCCTGGTATGGTGGTTGGAACCTTCAATATATCAGAACAGGGAGATGGAGCTTTTCCCGATCTAAATCGG ATTGTTTCTGCTGTACTTACTTCTTTTGGTGTTACAAGATATGGAAATGGCACTGAAGGGATTGATCTAAAT CAACCTCCATTGGAAAATCTCTCAACTGCACCTGGACTCAGTGGTACCAGAAATTCTAGTATACCACAATCTGACCAAGCAGCTTCAGTTGCTGTTCCTGTGGAGCCTTTGCAGCCGCCG GTTATACCCGATTCACTGACTACTTTGTTACAGTACTTGAGCCACTTGAGACAAGAATTTTCTGCCTACA GCCAAAGCACAAATGCTCAAAATGGGAGTGATGGGCAAGAGTTTGAGTCTGCTGGGTATTCTAGTGAGCCAAGAGGGCTTCTGAATCCTGAGTCATTGGCAGAGGTGATGTCATCTGCCagacttcttcttcttgaacaAGCCACTGAGTGCTTGTTG CAACTTTCAAGACAGCTTGAATCACATTCAAGTGTAATGGATTCATTTGAGCGGGCAAGAATTCAATCTAATGCTATAAGATCAGGAGCTCTTTTTCAGAATTTGGGTGCTTTGATGCTAGAGCTTGGTAGGGCCATGATGACCCTGCGAATGGGTCAATCATCG GCTGATGCATTGGTAAATGCTGGACCATCGGTCTTCATATCTTCAACCGGGCCCAATCCTATCATGGTTCAg CCTCTGCCTTTCCAACCAGGGGCGAGTTTTGGTTCAGTTCCTGTGGGTACTGCTCAACATGGCTCTGGTTTAGCTGGAAATTCTGCTGCTACAGGTTTCCTGCCCAGAAATATTGATATCAGAATACGAGCAG GTTCACTAATTCCTCGAAGAGAGCCTACTACTTCCCCGTCTCAAGGGCAAACTGGTACATCATCACCCAATAGAGCAAGTCCCAGTCAACAACAAGATTCTGCGCCGGTTGAACCAAGCTCACGCAATAGGGAACCACAACTGAGAGCTATTCCCTTAAGAACTGTAGTGGCAGCAGTTCCTTCGTCTGTTGGGCTTACTACAGATTCCTCTCGTGGTTCAATAGGGATCCTATATCCAGTTTTGGCTAGAGTTCAGCATCTATCTTCAGGAAGCTTAAATAATGCAAGAACTTCTCAAACATCAGATCTAAATCATGATCATAGTGGCAATCCTGAACAACCTGTTCCTGGTTCTTCAGCACATCAGCAACATATTCCAATCCCTGGAGGAAATG GGAGCAGCAGTTTACCGTCTGAAGAACTTAATGACCAAGGATTCTCTGCCCATGTCAGAGGACTCGAGCAACTGCTAAGTAGTATATTTCCAGGGGGACAGATCCTTAGTGAAAGTACCGAACTCCCACATGCAGCTTCTGCTCCAAGTCATGTTCAAGGTACTCAGGAATCAGCACCGGCTGTAAGTGAAGAAGGGGTACTTTTATCGAATATTCTACGCCAGATAATGCCATTGCTACCTGAGAACACCAGAGGTGCGGATATCAATACATCCACTGAAGGAGCAAATGCAGATGAAACACAG GCTGATGACAACAGAGATGAAGGATCTTCTCGTCGCAGGAGGGGCTCTCCGTCACAAGCAAGTCCAAAACGACAGAGG AGGGAGTAG
- the LOC125189069 gene encoding ubiquitin-like domain-containing protein CIP73 isoform X5 translates to MTNSSQLTFLDVEDGHTLHLVVRQPISTSEEQSDQPADPTSSAGQNAGGRISPGMVVGTFNISEQGDGAFPDLNRIVSAVLTSFGVTRYGNGTEGIDLNQPPLENLSTAPGLSGTRNSSIPQSDQAASVAVPVEPLQPPVIPDSLTTLLQYLSHLRQEFSAYSQSTNAQNGSDGQEFESAGYSSEPRGLLNPESLAEVMSSARLLLLEQATECLLQLSRQLESHSSVMDSFERARIQSNAIRSGALFQNLGALMLELGRAMMTLRMGQSSADALVNAGPSVFISSTGPNPIMVQPLPFQPGASFGSVPVGTAQHGSGLAGNSAATGFLPRNIDIRIRAGSLIPRREPTTSPSQGQTGTSSPNRASPSQQQDSAPVEPSSRNREPQLRAIPLRTVVAAVPSSVGLTTDSSRGSIGILYPVLARVQHLSSGSLNNARTSQTSDLNHDHSGNPEQPVPGSSAHQQHIPIPGGNGSSSLPSEELNDQGFSAHVRGLEQLLSSIFPGGQILSESTELPHAASAPSHVQGTQESAPAVSEEGVLLSNILRQIMPLLPENTRGADINTSTEGANADETQADDNRDEGSSRRRRGSPSQASPKRQRRE, encoded by the exons ATGACCAACTCCTCTCAGCTTACC TTTTTAGATGTGGAGGATGGGCACACTCTGCATCTTGTTGTGAGACAACCTATTTCTACCTCAGAAGAGCAGTCAGATCAGCCAG CAGATCCAACATCAAGTGCAGGGCAGAATGCAGGCGGTCGCATAAGCCCTGGTATGGTGGTTGGAACCTTCAATATATCAGAACAGGGAGATGGAGCTTTTCCCGATCTAAATCGG ATTGTTTCTGCTGTACTTACTTCTTTTGGTGTTACAAGATATGGAAATGGCACTGAAGGGATTGATCTAAAT CAACCTCCATTGGAAAATCTCTCAACTGCACCTGGACTCAGTGGTACCAGAAATTCTAGTATACCACAATCTGACCAAGCAGCTTCAGTTGCTGTTCCTGTGGAGCCTTTGCAGCCGCCG GTTATACCCGATTCACTGACTACTTTGTTACAGTACTTGAGCCACTTGAGACAAGAATTTTCTGCCTACA GCCAAAGCACAAATGCTCAAAATGGGAGTGATGGGCAAGAGTTTGAGTCTGCTGGGTATTCTAGTGAGCCAAGAGGGCTTCTGAATCCTGAGTCATTGGCAGAGGTGATGTCATCTGCCagacttcttcttcttgaacaAGCCACTGAGTGCTTGTTG CAACTTTCAAGACAGCTTGAATCACATTCAAGTGTAATGGATTCATTTGAGCGGGCAAGAATTCAATCTAATGCTATAAGATCAGGAGCTCTTTTTCAGAATTTGGGTGCTTTGATGCTAGAGCTTGGTAGGGCCATGATGACCCTGCGAATGGGTCAATCATCG GCTGATGCATTGGTAAATGCTGGACCATCGGTCTTCATATCTTCAACCGGGCCCAATCCTATCATGGTTCAg CCTCTGCCTTTCCAACCAGGGGCGAGTTTTGGTTCAGTTCCTGTGGGTACTGCTCAACATGGCTCTGGTTTAGCTGGAAATTCTGCTGCTACAGGTTTCCTGCCCAGAAATATTGATATCAGAATACGAGCAG GTTCACTAATTCCTCGAAGAGAGCCTACTACTTCCCCGTCTCAAGGGCAAACTGGTACATCATCACCCAATAGAGCAAGTCCCAGTCAACAACAAGATTCTGCGCCGGTTGAACCAAGCTCACGCAATAGGGAACCACAACTGAGAGCTATTCCCTTAAGAACTGTAGTGGCAGCAGTTCCTTCGTCTGTTGGGCTTACTACAGATTCCTCTCGTGGTTCAATAGGGATCCTATATCCAGTTTTGGCTAGAGTTCAGCATCTATCTTCAGGAAGCTTAAATAATGCAAGAACTTCTCAAACATCAGATCTAAATCATGATCATAGTGGCAATCCTGAACAACCTGTTCCTGGTTCTTCAGCACATCAGCAACATATTCCAATCCCTGGAGGAAATG GGAGCAGCAGTTTACCGTCTGAAGAACTTAATGACCAAGGATTCTCTGCCCATGTCAGAGGACTCGAGCAACTGCTAAGTAGTATATTTCCAGGGGGACAGATCCTTAGTGAAAGTACCGAACTCCCACATGCAGCTTCTGCTCCAAGTCATGTTCAAGGTACTCAGGAATCAGCACCGGCTGTAAGTGAAGAAGGGGTACTTTTATCGAATATTCTACGCCAGATAATGCCATTGCTACCTGAGAACACCAGAGGTGCGGATATCAATACATCCACTGAAGGAGCAAATGCAGATGAAACACAG GCTGATGACAACAGAGATGAAGGATCTTCTCGTCGCAGGAGGGGCTCTCCGTCACAAGCAAGTCCAAAACGACAGAGG AGGGAGTAG
- the LOC125189069 gene encoding ubiquitin-like domain-containing protein CIP73 isoform X1, with protein sequence MERKYKSFLVILNKMGSNGGEHIKISDRDAAECSQTSVQIKIKTLDSQTFTLRVDKCVPVPELKEQIASVTGVLSEQQRLICRGKVLKDDQLLSAYHVEDGHTLHLVVRQPISTSEEQSDQPAADPTSSAGQNAGGRISPGMVVGTFNISEQGDGAFPDLNRIVSAVLTSFGVTRYGNGTEGIDLNQPPLENLSTAPGLSGTRNSSIPQSDQAASVAVPVEPLQPPVIPDSLTTLLQYLSHLRQEFSAYSQSTNAQNGSDGQEFESAGYSSEPRGLLNPESLAEVMSSARLLLLEQATECLLQLSRQLESHSSVMDSFERARIQSNAIRSGALFQNLGALMLELGRAMMTLRMGQSSADALVNAGPSVFISSTGPNPIMVQPLPFQPGASFGSVPVGTAQHGSGLAGNSAATGFLPRNIDIRIRAGSLIPRREPTTSPSQGQTGTSSPNRASPSQQQDSAPVEPSSRNREPQLRAIPLRTVVAAVPSSVGLTTDSSRGSIGILYPVLARVQHLSSGSLNNARTSQTSDLNHDHSGNPEQPVPGSSAHQQHIPIPGGNGSSSLPSEELNDQGFSAHVRGLEQLLSSIFPGGQILSESTELPHAASAPSHVQGTQESAPAVSEEGVLLSNILRQIMPLLPENTRGADINTSTEGANADETQADDNRDEGSSRRRRGSPSQASPKRQRRE encoded by the exons ATGGAAAGGAAATATAAAAG TTTTTTGGTGATCTTGAATAAGATGGGAAGTAATGGTGGAGAGCACATAAAGATTTCCGACAGGGATGCAGCTGAATGTTCTCAAACCTCTGTTCAGATCAAGATCAAGACATTGGATTCTCAAACGTTCACCCTACGGGTGGATAAATGT GTGCCTGTTCCAGAACTGAAGGAACAGATTGCGTCTGTAACTGGTGTCCTGTCAGAGCAACAACGCCTTATATGCCGTGGAAAAGTTTTGAAGGATGACCAACTCCTCTCAGCTTACC ATGTGGAGGATGGGCACACTCTGCATCTTGTTGTGAGACAACCTATTTCTACCTCAGAAGAGCAGTCAGATCAGCCAG CAGCAGATCCAACATCAAGTGCAGGGCAGAATGCAGGCGGTCGCATAAGCCCTGGTATGGTGGTTGGAACCTTCAATATATCAGAACAGGGAGATGGAGCTTTTCCCGATCTAAATCGG ATTGTTTCTGCTGTACTTACTTCTTTTGGTGTTACAAGATATGGAAATGGCACTGAAGGGATTGATCTAAAT CAACCTCCATTGGAAAATCTCTCAACTGCACCTGGACTCAGTGGTACCAGAAATTCTAGTATACCACAATCTGACCAAGCAGCTTCAGTTGCTGTTCCTGTGGAGCCTTTGCAGCCGCCG GTTATACCCGATTCACTGACTACTTTGTTACAGTACTTGAGCCACTTGAGACAAGAATTTTCTGCCTACA GCCAAAGCACAAATGCTCAAAATGGGAGTGATGGGCAAGAGTTTGAGTCTGCTGGGTATTCTAGTGAGCCAAGAGGGCTTCTGAATCCTGAGTCATTGGCAGAGGTGATGTCATCTGCCagacttcttcttcttgaacaAGCCACTGAGTGCTTGTTG CAACTTTCAAGACAGCTTGAATCACATTCAAGTGTAATGGATTCATTTGAGCGGGCAAGAATTCAATCTAATGCTATAAGATCAGGAGCTCTTTTTCAGAATTTGGGTGCTTTGATGCTAGAGCTTGGTAGGGCCATGATGACCCTGCGAATGGGTCAATCATCG GCTGATGCATTGGTAAATGCTGGACCATCGGTCTTCATATCTTCAACCGGGCCCAATCCTATCATGGTTCAg CCTCTGCCTTTCCAACCAGGGGCGAGTTTTGGTTCAGTTCCTGTGGGTACTGCTCAACATGGCTCTGGTTTAGCTGGAAATTCTGCTGCTACAGGTTTCCTGCCCAGAAATATTGATATCAGAATACGAGCAG GTTCACTAATTCCTCGAAGAGAGCCTACTACTTCCCCGTCTCAAGGGCAAACTGGTACATCATCACCCAATAGAGCAAGTCCCAGTCAACAACAAGATTCTGCGCCGGTTGAACCAAGCTCACGCAATAGGGAACCACAACTGAGAGCTATTCCCTTAAGAACTGTAGTGGCAGCAGTTCCTTCGTCTGTTGGGCTTACTACAGATTCCTCTCGTGGTTCAATAGGGATCCTATATCCAGTTTTGGCTAGAGTTCAGCATCTATCTTCAGGAAGCTTAAATAATGCAAGAACTTCTCAAACATCAGATCTAAATCATGATCATAGTGGCAATCCTGAACAACCTGTTCCTGGTTCTTCAGCACATCAGCAACATATTCCAATCCCTGGAGGAAATG GGAGCAGCAGTTTACCGTCTGAAGAACTTAATGACCAAGGATTCTCTGCCCATGTCAGAGGACTCGAGCAACTGCTAAGTAGTATATTTCCAGGGGGACAGATCCTTAGTGAAAGTACCGAACTCCCACATGCAGCTTCTGCTCCAAGTCATGTTCAAGGTACTCAGGAATCAGCACCGGCTGTAAGTGAAGAAGGGGTACTTTTATCGAATATTCTACGCCAGATAATGCCATTGCTACCTGAGAACACCAGAGGTGCGGATATCAATACATCCACTGAAGGAGCAAATGCAGATGAAACACAG GCTGATGACAACAGAGATGAAGGATCTTCTCGTCGCAGGAGGGGCTCTCCGTCACAAGCAAGTCCAAAACGACAGAGG AGGGAGTAG